A single window of Lutzomyia longipalpis isolate SR_M1_2022 chromosome 1, ASM2433408v1 DNA harbors:
- the LOC129797334 gene encoding histone H4 transcription factor yields the protein MPRKGEKGETEKKLEKKKKDKKEKDAGKLKKKKTIRSTKRKSVKQTKEVPSRPKKPQLNTDPTPENIKCQEWLREQKRQRFRYPKIDLNAESESDWEDEEEESDMNLANLPRDGKKTLVNVLYNCEWSKCTALFEDAAMYKDHVELHLMSVGENKKSNEFRCLWDLCKFTTEDRSAWTRHVRYHTYHSKLMTVGDSLRSQMNFPRCMHDSEQRNMIPDTPYDFLCEWDECCWKTNSILDHFAHVNTHGELEVEFARWDKQSEKVFKCRWIGCEKTFGKRESLMKHIRSHTNEKTVACDNCGAMFIHNSSYFDHCKRQLIHNTMEYVCPLCHRLFATQRLLKNHLRLHVNCHKCHLCDMTCPSMAHLTIHIRHRHMEERPFKCPLCPFKSVLQQDLETHSIIHGPRKVFECSQYDCNFTSCSPKSLKRHESLKHMGPHAKIYLCDCCGRKYLRGDSISMHLKKAHGYKVPPGSSRFFYREGDDGFYHVQTMRIESLEVTKQIMATKKTAKNRRGTTKYALSDPVIADDGVVKLNVKELPKDNNDMDEEDEEEDDDTEKADQEQNEMQSDVEPKQGLSMPLTEDIEEESPPKKNITDFTMMKRYLKSIEENKTA from the exons atgccgcgaaaaggtgaaaaaggtgaaacagagaaaaagttagagaagaaaaagaaagacaaaaaggaaaaggatgcgggaaaattgaagaagaaaaagacgATTCGTTCGACAAAGAGAAAATCAGTGAAACAAACAAAAGAGGTGCCGTCGCGTCCAAAGAAACCTCAACTAAACACCGATCCAACTCCGGAGAATATCAAATGTCAGGAATGGCTGAGGGAGCAGAAGAGACAGAGATTTAGGTACCCAAAGATTGACCTCAACGCGGAGAGTGAATCCGATTGGGAGGATGAAGAAGAGGAGTCAGAT ATGAATCTGGCCAATTTGCCTCGAGATGGGAAGAAGACTCTTGTGAATGTTTTGTACAACTGTGAGTGGTCCAAGTGTACAGCCCTATTTGAGGACGCTGCAATGTACAAAGATCATGTGGAGCTGCACCTCATGAGTGTTGGGGAGAACAAGAAAAGCAACGAATTTCGATGCCTCTGGGATCTGTGCAAATTCACAACGGAAGATAGGTCTGCCTGGACTCGTCATGTACGCTACCACACGTACCACTCAAAGCTCATGACTGTGGGAGATAGTTTGAGGAGTCAAATGAACTTCCCACGATGTATGCACGATTCAGAGCAGCGAAACATGATCCCGGACACTCCGTATGATTTCCTGTGTGAATGGGATGAATGCTGCTGGAAGACAAACAGTATTCTCGATCATTTTGCCCACGTCAACACACACGGAGAGTTGGAGGTGGAATTTGCAAGATGGGACAAGCAGAGTGAGAAGGTGTTCAAATGCCGATGGATTGGATGCGAGAAGACCTTTGGGAAGCGCGAAAGCCTCATGAAGCACATCCGTAGCCATACAAATGAGAAAACTGTTGCCTGTGACAACTGTGGAGCAATGTTCATTCACAATTCCAGCTACTTTGACCACTGCAAGCGCCAACTCATCCACAACA cTATGGAGTACGTTTGTCCACTTTGTCATCGCTTATTTGCCACTCAGCGTCTTCTCAAGAACCACTTGCGTCTCCATGTGAACTGCCACAAATGCCATCTGTGCGACATGACGTGTCCATCGATGGCGCACCTCACAATTCACATTCGGCACCGTCATATGGAGGAACGACCCTTCAAATGCCCTCTTTGTCCCTTCAAGAGTGTCTTACAGCAGGATCTGGAGACGCACAGCATCATCCATGGACCACGCAAGGTGTTCGAGTGTAGTCAGTATGACTGCAACTTCACCAGTTGCTCCCCGAAGAGTCTCAAGCGGCACGAATCCCTCAAGCATATGGGACCTCATGCAAAGATCTATCTCTGCGACTGCTGCGGGAGGAAGTATCTGCGCGGAGACTCGATTTCCATGCACCTCAAGAAGGCGCATGGCTACAAAGTTCCTCCCGGAAGCTCCCGATTCTTCTACAG ggAGGGAGATGATGGCTTCTACCACGTACAAACGATGAGGATTGAGAGTTTGGAGGTAACAAAGCAAATCATGGCAACCAAAAAGACTGCAAAAAATCGTCGTGGAACGACAAAGTATGCTCTGAGTGATCCAGTCATTGCAGACGATGGCGTCGTGAAGCTAAATGTGAAAGAGCTACCAAAGGATAACAACGACATGGATgaggaagatgaagaagaggaTGATGACACGGAAAAGGCTGATCAGGAGCAAAATGAGATGCAAAGTGATGTTGAACCGAAGCAAGGACTCAGCATGCCTCTGACGGAAGATATTGAAGAAGAGAGTCCTCCGAAGAAGAATATAACTGACTTTACAATGATGAAGAGGTACCTCAAGAGCATTGAGGAGAACAAGACAGCCTGA
- the LOC129797335 gene encoding zinc finger protein 675-like gives MDNQECRICMTPQNNSVFVDIFVHTIVTGNTELYLCDAIQELTDLKIYKGDGKPEAICQDCESRLHSAYELKILAEESDKKFVTEEVSMVEEEEKKTIIERYEYSVETKEDGIVVEKEDEETEEIDAVSFVLKYIPETVAELHKRSESGRSRKPVDYKDRKHECTVCSKRFLRRSNLIDHLRLHANQRPFECEYCSKTFVQSGNYKSHLRIHTKERPYECKVCHKSYNQPSALKVHIRTHTMEKNYVCPVCEKRFTNSSDLSKHKRIHDEVKKYTCDFCSKDFAQNVNLKKHIRNNHREALELASENKKMDIIEVIV, from the exons ATGGATAATCAGGAATGCCGAATTTGTATGACACCGCAAAATAATTCAGTGTTTGTGGATATTTTCGTGCATACCATTGTCACAGGAAATACGGAACTCTATCTCTGCGATGCCATCCAAGAACTAACTGATTTAAAG atctACAAAGGTGATGGGAAACCCGAAGCAATTTGTCAGGATTGCGAGAGTCGCCTCCACAGCGCTTATGAGCTCAAAATTCTCGCTGAAGAATCCGACAAGAAGTTTGTCACAGAGGAGGTATCAATGGTGGaagaggaagagaagaagactATAATTGAACGATATGAGTACAGTGTGGAGACAAAGGAAGACGGAATAGTGGTGGAGAAGGAAGATGAGGAGACTGAGGAAATTGATGCAGTCTCCTTTGTACTGAAGTACATTCCGGAGACAGTGGCAGAGCTCCATAAGCGCTCCGAGAGTGGACGCAGTCGAAAGCCGGTAGACTACAAGGATAGGAAACACGAGTGCACTGTGTGCTCCAAGAGATTCCTCCGGCGTTCCAATCTCATCGACCACCTGCGACTTCATGCAAATCAGCGTCCCTTCGAATGCGAGTACTGCAGCAAAACCTTCGTACAGTCTGGCAATTACAAATCGCACCTTCGAATTCACACGAAGGAACGTCCCTATGAGTGCAAAGTATGTCATAAGAGCTACAATCAGCCAAGTGCCCTCAAAGTTCACATCCGGACGCATACAATGGAGAAGAATTACGTGTGTCCTGTGTGTGAGAAGCGCTTCACAAACTCCTCGGACCTGTCGAAGCACAAAAGGATTCATGATGAAGTGAAGAAGTATACCTGCGACTTTTGCTCCAAGGACTTCGCTCAGAATGTCAACTTGAAGAAACACATCCGGAACAATCACAGAGAGGCGCTGGAGCTGGCGTCTGAAAATAAGAAGATGGACATCATTGAGGTAATTGTTTAA
- the LOC129797336 gene encoding glycosylated lysosomal membrane protein B-like has protein sequence MKLYLWLLKFSIFVAAIAAKKDVRRKLTAQLNPGCPENICDDAGNLTNVVHVTSLGASDAIHYIWDLTGKPSALVALCGPDTKLNINWEGFFDGKANTVMFSDAPRYTFGVVLNRLWEYNDEEDVGTFTVTNSSQINAFSLHEFAWERKNFLATEDSVELSVKSRGLHGLPGNFELSLATFATPDHGPMTPHLMHTENSTQIDLVLDTVQTNDSFPQPRFAIEVVLVAMEPKKDNYTVVVKKSLDDEFTPGIFKIVNVASPASVNASSGGYLQYRPVSYTDEDRDVSTSTQTYQSSPATPNNAIKKLNNTVFRSIFGDSVETMLVQSLNVSFGTSGDGFYTKYNYTTWTFVVGYGAPLPDKLSLFVVVVATIGLGVPILLLCCGGCYVCVKRVRNNS, from the exons ATGAAGCTATATCTGTGGTTGCTCAAATTTAGTATCTTTGTGGCTGCTATTGCTGCGAAGAAAGATGTTCGACGGAAG CTCACTGCTCAACTCAATCCGGGCTGCCCTGAGAACATCTGTGACGACGCGGGTAATCTCACAAATGTCGTCCATGTGACGTCCCTGGGCGCCAGTGACGCCATCCACTACATTTGGGATCTCACGGGGAAGCCGTCTGCCTTGGTGGCGCTCTGTGGCCCCGACACAAAGCTCAATATCAACTGGGAGGGTTTCTTCGACGGCAAAGCAAATACTGTGATGTTCTCAGATGCACCCCGCTACACATTTGGTGTGGTCCTCAATCGGCTCTGGGAGTACAATGACGAAGAGGACGTAGGCACATTTACCGTAACAAATAGCAGCCAGATCAATGCCTTCAGTCTACATGAGTTTGCATGGGAACGAAAGAATTTCCTCGCTACGGAAGATTCCGTTGAGTTATCGGTCAAATCTCGCGGGCTTCATGGGCTACCGGGGAACTTTGAACTCTCACTGGCAACCTTTGCTACGCCCGATCATGGCCCTATGACACCCCATCTTATGCACACTGAGAATTCAACGCAAATTGATCTCGTGCTCGATACCGTCCAAACCAATGACTCATTTCCTCAGCCACGATTTGCCATTGAAGTTGTTCTTGTGGCCATGGAGCCCAAGAAGGATAACTACACGGTTGTCGTGAAGAAAAGTCTGGACGATGAGTTTACTCCTGGAATTTTTAAGATAGTCAATGTTGCTTCACCAGCATCCGTCAACGCCAGCTCGG gaGGATATCTTCAATATCGTCCTGTTTCTTACACCGATGAGGATCGTGATGTCAGCACATCCACTCAAACTTACCAAAGCTCACCAGCAACACCCAATAATGCCATCAAGAAGCTCAATAATACTGTTTTTCGCTCAATATTTGGTGATTCTGTGGAGACCATGCTAGTCCAGTCTCTCAATGTCTCCTTTGGTACCAGTGGCGATGGATTCTATACCAAATATAATTATACAACTTG gACTTTTGTTGTGGGATACGGAGCTCCGTTGCCGGATAAACTCTCTCTATTTGTCGTTGTTGTAGCTACTATTGGACTAGGTGTGCCTATTCTACTTCTCTGCTGCGGTGGATGCTATGTGTGCGTGAAACGTGTGCGAAATAATTCTTAA